A genomic window from Candidatus Liberibacter americanus str. Sao Paulo includes:
- the thrC gene encoding threonine synthase gives MKYISTRNSNLSLGFCDTILSGLAEDGGLYMPKYNPYFSEQDIRSLRGLSYEEIALHVIRPFIGEEIRLNDIKTIINKAYSGFRHCAITPLIQLDHNNFLLELFHGPTLSFKDIAMQLIAGLIDHILEERDQYITIVGATSGDTGAAAVNALSDRKRINTFILFPKDRISLVQQKQMTTSTASNIHIIAVDGSFDNCQKLVKDLFADVYFRNSINLSGINSINWARIMAQIVYYFVSAIAIGAPDRKVSFSVPTGNFGDIFAGYSAKVMGLPIEKLVIATNDNDTLVRMFDKGLYKPEKVKRTTSPAMDIQVSSNFERLLFEISGRDPMIVKDSMDSLESKKYFQISPEHLQKISRVFFAKRSSTSDINNVIRYVLEKSNYLVDPHTAIGINAALACRNTPVPMITLATAHPAKFPDVVKYASDFSPYVPIFLEETMKKPEKFEVMHGDIEEIKKFITLKNNGDLN, from the coding sequence ATGAAATATATTTCGACTAGAAATTCTAATCTTAGCCTTGGTTTTTGTGATACAATTCTTTCTGGATTAGCGGAAGATGGTGGATTGTATATGCCAAAATATAATCCTTATTTTTCAGAACAAGATATTAGATCATTGCGAGGTTTAAGTTATGAAGAGATAGCACTACATGTAATCAGACCTTTTATCGGCGAAGAAATTCGACTCAACGATATTAAGACAATAATCAATAAAGCATACAGTGGTTTCCGGCATTGTGCTATTACCCCACTTATTCAATTAGATCATAATAATTTTTTACTTGAGTTATTTCATGGTCCTACTTTGTCTTTTAAAGATATCGCTATGCAGTTAATTGCAGGATTAATAGATCATATTTTAGAAGAAAGGGATCAATACATCACAATAGTTGGCGCTACTTCTGGAGATACTGGTGCGGCAGCAGTAAACGCTTTATCAGATCGAAAGCGAATAAACACTTTCATTCTATTTCCGAAAGATAGGATTTCTCTTGTTCAGCAAAAGCAAATGACCACTTCTACTGCATCTAATATTCATATTATTGCTGTAGATGGTAGTTTTGATAATTGTCAAAAATTAGTAAAAGATCTTTTTGCAGATGTTTATTTTCGTAATAGTATTAATTTATCAGGAATTAATTCCATAAATTGGGCTAGAATTATGGCACAAATTGTTTATTATTTTGTTTCCGCTATTGCTATAGGTGCACCAGATCGTAAGGTATCTTTTAGTGTACCTACAGGTAATTTTGGTGATATTTTTGCAGGATATTCAGCTAAAGTTATGGGCCTTCCTATAGAAAAATTAGTTATAGCTACGAATGATAATGATACACTTGTGCGTATGTTTGATAAAGGCCTATATAAACCAGAGAAGGTGAAGCGCACTACTTCGCCTGCAATGGATATACAAGTATCGTCTAACTTTGAAAGATTATTATTTGAAATCAGTGGTAGGGATCCTATGATTGTGAAAGATTCAATGGATTCTTTGGAAAGTAAGAAATATTTTCAAATTTCTCCGGAACATTTACAGAAAATAAGTCGAGTTTTTTTTGCTAAAAGATCTTCTACAAGTGATATAAATAATGTAATTAGATATGTTTTAGAAAAATCTAATTATCTTGTTGATCCACATACAGCAATTGGGATAAACGCAGCTTTAGCATGTAGAAATACACCTGTTCCTATGATAACACTCGCTACAGCGCATCCTGCAAAATTTCCGGATGTCGTTAAGTATGCTTCGGATTTTTCTCCATATGTTCCTATATTTTTAGAAGAAACTATGAAAAAACCTGAAAAATTTGAAGTAATGCATGGTGACATAGAAGAAATCAAAAAGTTTATAACGCTCAAGAACAATGGAGATTTAAATTGA
- a CDS encoding M16 family metallopeptidase, producing the protein MTLRISKTSSGITVITEVMPHVKSAFVGLNIKAGSRDEREEEHGMAHFLEHMLFKGTSLRTSKDIVEEIEKVGGDINAYTSVERTAYHVHVLEENVSLALDVLGDMLSNSSFNRSDIEREINVVLEEIGMSEDNPWSFLYDRFLETVWKDQIVGRTILGTRETVSSFSAEKIRSYISRNYTADRIYVVCVGAVDHDSCVKKVENCFNVHPKNQEGSITTPAVYLGGEYIKKRDLTENHLAIGFKGCAYQSRDFYPTKIISSILGGGMSSRLFQEIREKQGLCYSISAYHNSLSDNGIFGIAAATSKDNLIELVYSTAEVMRSLLSNIEQSEIDKVCAKIRAQLIMNREDSEFRASEIAKQVMFFGNVLCSEEISNAISTITCEDIVSISGKIFNSNPTIAVVGILDDIPVNELVHNLKII; encoded by the coding sequence TTGACACTTAGAATTAGCAAAACTTCTTCTGGGATTACCGTAATAACCGAGGTAATGCCTCATGTTAAAAGTGCATTTGTTGGATTAAATATAAAAGCTGGATCTCGAGATGAAAGAGAAGAAGAGCATGGAATGGCTCATTTTCTTGAACATATGTTATTCAAAGGAACATCTCTGCGTACATCAAAAGATATTGTAGAAGAAATTGAAAAAGTAGGTGGTGATATTAATGCTTATACTTCTGTTGAGCGAACTGCTTACCATGTTCATGTCTTAGAGGAAAATGTTTCATTAGCTCTTGATGTTTTAGGTGATATGTTAAGTAATTCTTCCTTTAATCGATCAGATATAGAGCGTGAGATAAATGTTGTATTAGAGGAAATTGGGATGTCAGAAGATAATCCTTGGAGTTTCCTTTATGATCGTTTTTTGGAAACAGTTTGGAAAGATCAAATTGTAGGAAGAACAATTTTAGGAACTAGAGAAACTGTATCATCTTTTTCAGCAGAAAAAATAAGATCTTATATTTCTCGTAACTATACTGCTGATCGTATATATGTTGTTTGTGTTGGTGCGGTTGATCATGATTCTTGTGTTAAGAAAGTTGAAAATTGTTTTAATGTACATCCAAAGAACCAAGAAGGCAGTATAACAACTCCAGCTGTTTATTTAGGAGGGGAATATATTAAAAAACGAGATTTAACAGAGAATCACTTAGCTATAGGGTTCAAGGGATGTGCGTATCAATCTCGTGATTTTTATCCTACAAAGATAATTTCATCTATTCTTGGAGGTGGAATGTCATCAAGGCTTTTCCAGGAGATTAGAGAAAAGCAAGGATTATGCTATTCAATATCAGCATATCACAACAGTCTTTCTGATAATGGGATTTTCGGGATTGCTGCTGCTACATCAAAAGATAATCTCATAGAGCTAGTCTATTCTACTGCTGAAGTTATGCGTTCCTTGTTAAGTAACATAGAGCAAAGTGAAATAGATAAGGTATGCGCAAAAATACGCGCGCAATTGATTATGAATAGAGAAGATTCTGAATTCCGTGCTTCAGAAATTGCTAAACAAGTAATGTTTTTTGGAAATGTCCTTTGTAGCGAAGAAATAAGTAATGCAATATCTACGATTACATGTGAAGATATTGTTTCAATATCAGGAAAAATATTTAATAGTAATCCTACTATTGCGGTTGTAGGTATTTTAGATGATATACCTGTTAACGAATTGGTGCATAATCTAAAAATTATTTAA
- the fabB gene encoding beta-ketoacyl-ACP synthase I, translating to MRRIAVTGMGIVSSIGNNISEVSTSLREAKSGITFSEDFARQGFRCKVWGKPSIDTTGMIDRRAMRFLSQGGTWGHIAMQQAIADSGLEPNDITNERTGLIAGSGGPSTKCIIESAASNEKFGNTRRIGPFAVPKAMSSTASATLSTWFKILGTSYSISSACATSAHCIGNAAELIKYGKQDIVFAGGQEDLDWTMSNLFDAMGAMSSNFNDDPCSASRPYDIKRDGFVISGGGAMLVLEEMNRAKARGAKIYAEILGYGSTCDGHDMVSPSGEGAVRCMRQALSSTEYPVDYINTHGTSTVVGDQKEIEAIREVFKNNIPHIQSTKSLTGHSLGAAGAQEAIYCLIMMQENFIGESKNIDNIDPKFDGLPIVQKRIDDAKLDVVLSNSFGFGGTNASLLFQRYKG from the coding sequence ATGAGAAGAATAGCTGTTACAGGAATGGGCATTGTATCTTCTATAGGGAACAATATTTCTGAAGTTTCAACATCATTGCGAGAAGCAAAATCAGGAATTACATTCTCAGAAGATTTTGCAAGACAAGGCTTCCGTTGTAAAGTATGGGGAAAACCATCAATTGATACAACAGGAATGATCGATAGAAGAGCCATGCGTTTCCTATCGCAAGGAGGAACTTGGGGGCATATTGCTATGCAGCAGGCAATCGCCGATTCTGGATTAGAACCAAATGATATTACAAATGAAAGAACTGGATTGATTGCAGGTTCAGGAGGTCCATCAACTAAATGCATAATAGAATCTGCTGCTTCAAATGAAAAATTTGGCAACACTCGGCGTATAGGTCCATTTGCTGTTCCAAAAGCAATGTCATCCACAGCATCAGCTACTTTATCAACATGGTTTAAAATACTAGGAACAAGCTATTCAATATCTTCAGCTTGCGCAACATCTGCTCACTGCATTGGCAATGCTGCTGAATTAATAAAATATGGAAAACAAGATATTGTATTTGCAGGAGGGCAAGAAGATCTTGATTGGACAATGTCAAATCTTTTTGATGCGATGGGGGCTATGTCCTCTAATTTCAATGATGATCCTTGTAGTGCTTCCAGGCCTTATGACATAAAACGAGATGGATTTGTTATATCTGGAGGAGGCGCAATGCTGGTTCTAGAAGAAATGAATAGAGCTAAAGCTCGTGGTGCAAAAATTTATGCAGAAATATTGGGATATGGAAGCACATGTGATGGACATGATATGGTATCTCCCTCTGGAGAAGGAGCTGTGCGATGCATGCGTCAAGCCTTAAGCTCAACAGAATATCCTGTCGACTATATTAATACTCATGGTACTTCTACTGTTGTTGGAGATCAAAAAGAAATAGAAGCAATAAGAGAAGTGTTTAAGAATAATATACCACACATCCAATCAACAAAGTCTTTAACTGGACATTCTCTCGGAGCTGCAGGAGCACAGGAAGCAATATATTGTTTGATTATGATGCAAGAAAATTTCATTGGCGAAAGTAAAAATATTGATAACATTGACCCTAAATTCGATGGCCTACCTATAGTTCAAAAACGAATTGATGATGCAAAGCTTGATGTAGTTTTATCTAACTCTTTTGGATTCGGCGGAACTAATGCTAGCCTTCTATTCCAGCGCTATAAAGGATAA
- the fabI gene encoding enoyl-ACP reductase FabI has product MLDVLKGKRGLIMGVANDHSIAWGISRSLASAGAQLAFSYQGEAIGKRLKPLAAEINSDFMIPCNVEDLNSIDLLFDNIKDRWGSIDFLVHSIGFSDKNELKGYYADTSRDNFSRTMLISCFSFTEAAKRAAKIMPNGGSMLTLTYGGSRKVVPTYNVMGVAKAALEASVIYLAADYGHNNIRVNAISAGPVRTLAGASISNGRGISSWSKANSPLKRSVPLDDIGNSAIYLLSHMSNSVTGEIHYVDCGYNITYMPRHDCKMND; this is encoded by the coding sequence ATGCTTGATGTTCTCAAAGGTAAACGCGGATTAATTATGGGAGTTGCAAATGACCATTCCATAGCGTGGGGAATATCAAGATCATTAGCATCCGCAGGAGCTCAACTAGCATTTTCTTATCAGGGAGAAGCAATTGGCAAGAGATTAAAGCCTCTAGCAGCAGAAATAAACTCTGATTTTATGATCCCTTGTAATGTTGAAGATTTAAATTCTATAGATTTACTATTCGATAATATCAAAGATCGATGGGGATCTATCGATTTTTTAGTTCATTCCATAGGCTTTTCTGATAAAAATGAATTAAAAGGCTATTATGCGGATACAAGCCGCGATAATTTTAGTCGAACAATGCTTATATCATGCTTTTCCTTCACTGAGGCTGCAAAAAGAGCTGCAAAAATTATGCCTAATGGAGGATCAATGTTAACACTTACTTATGGAGGATCACGAAAGGTAGTGCCTACCTATAATGTAATGGGCGTTGCTAAAGCAGCGCTTGAAGCATCTGTAATCTATTTAGCAGCAGATTATGGGCATAATAATATTCGAGTTAATGCAATCTCTGCTGGTCCTGTTCGTACTTTAGCAGGAGCGAGTATTTCAAATGGAAGAGGCATATCTTCTTGGAGCAAGGCTAATTCGCCTCTTAAACGATCGGTACCTCTTGATGATATAGGTAATTCGGCTATTTACCTGTTATCTCATATGTCTAATAGTGTAACAGGCGAAATTCACTATGTTGATTGTGGTTACAATATAACATACATGCCAAGACATGATTGCAAAATGAACGACTGA